A region from the Triticum aestivum cultivar Chinese Spring chromosome 3D, IWGSC CS RefSeq v2.1, whole genome shotgun sequence genome encodes:
- the LOC123079382 gene encoding vacuolar protein sorting-associated protein 28 homolog 1, whose protein sequence is MEVKLWNDKRERELLESLADLYAIIKATEKLERAYVRDLVSAADYEADCLKLISQFNSLSSSLAGVVTIPRFVQAYRLDCPAALNRLVQSGVPATIELRAATASSSAPPATAASASAIAQCVQSFITAMDAVKLNMLANDQVRPLLHDLSTSMGKLGTVLPPDFEGKVKVNEWLAKLHKMGAGDELTDQQARQLNFDLESAYSAFMASLPTAGL, encoded by the coding sequence ATGGAGGTGAAGCTGTGGAACGACAAGCGCGAGCGGGAGCTCCTGGAGAGCCTGGCCGACCTGTACGCGATCATCAAGGCCACGGAGAAGCTGGAGCGCGCCTACGTCCGCGACCTCGTCTCCGCCGCCGACTACGAGGCCGACTGCCTCAAGCTCATCTCCCAGTTCaactccctctcctcctccctcgccggggTCGTCACCATCCCGCGCTTCGTGCAGGCCTACCGCCTCGACTGCCCAGCCGCCCTCAACCGCCTCGTCCAGTCCGGCGTCCCCGCCACCATCGAgctccgcgccgccaccgcctcctcctccgcgccgcccGCCACCGCGGCCTCCGCCTCCGCCATCGCCCAGTGCGTCCAGAGCTTCATCACCGccatggacgccgtcaagctcaaTATGCTCGCCAACGACCAGGTCCGCCCCCTGCTCCACGACCTCTCCACCTCCATGGGGAAGCTCGGTACCGTCCTGCCGCCCGACTTCGAGGGGAAGGTCAAGGTGAACGAGTGGCTCGCAAAGCTGCATAAGATGGGGGCTGGGGACGAGCTCACGGATCAGCAGGCCAGACAGCTCAATTTTGATCTGGAATCAGCCTATAGTGCGTTTATGGCCTCGCTTCCCACTGCTGGCCTGTGA